One region of Streptomyces subrutilus genomic DNA includes:
- a CDS encoding deoxynucleoside kinase, with protein sequence MPVICVGGMIGIGKTSVAELLAKELGSEVFYESVEDNPILPLFYTASPEEIQARRYPFLLQLYFLQTRFASIKEAYKRGDNVLDRSIYEDWYFAKVNHDLGRISSLEMRVYEGLLDEMMREIDGLPYRKAPDLMVYLKADFETVLHRIGLRGRDFEQDEGLIEYYRTLWSGYDDWVHEHYSASEVLVIDMNHTDVVNNPEDAARVVRQVKDALVAVRRPA encoded by the coding sequence ATGCCAGTGATCTGCGTCGGAGGCATGATCGGCATCGGCAAGACGAGCGTGGCCGAGCTGCTCGCCAAGGAGCTGGGCAGCGAGGTCTTCTACGAGAGCGTGGAAGACAACCCGATCCTCCCGCTCTTCTACACGGCGAGCCCCGAGGAGATCCAGGCGAGGCGCTACCCCTTCCTGCTCCAGCTCTACTTCCTGCAGACGCGGTTCGCCTCGATCAAGGAGGCGTACAAGCGGGGCGACAACGTTCTCGACCGGTCCATCTACGAGGACTGGTACTTCGCCAAGGTCAATCACGACCTGGGCCGGATCAGCTCCCTCGAGATGCGGGTGTACGAGGGGCTGCTCGACGAGATGATGCGCGAGATCGACGGCCTGCCGTACCGCAAGGCGCCCGATCTGATGGTCTACCTCAAGGCGGACTTCGAGACGGTGCTGCACCGCATCGGACTGCGCGGCCGCGACTTCGAACAGGACGAGGGCCTGATCGAGTACTACCGGACGCTGTGGTCCGGCTACGACGACTGGGTGCACGAGCACTACTCGGCCAGCGAGGTCCTCGTCATCGACATGAACCACACCGACGTGGTGAACAACCCCGAGGACGCGGCCCGCGTGGTGCGGCAGGTCAAGGACGCCCTGGTCGCGGTCAGGCGCCCGGCCTGA
- a CDS encoding helix-turn-helix domain-containing protein, with translation MTEDLGTLLRTLRDRADLTQEQVAERSGVSVRTIRRLESGGSTNHRMGTVNLLADALGLEEGDRLRLAAALTGSSAAAPGAGRQSQGMPGPAPAPPPRPPVHGTLAEASQELATEVRRRWRREEAQRRVHDPFPLPVRWKPAPALLTDRAENIQRLGPGGTPREVDLGGDLRSMAEVYLRIPSGRLVILGRAGSGKSILTIRLVLDLLESPAPHPRVPVIFSIGSWDPSTTALRDWLIGRLLRDHPHLARRSSGGATLAAVLVDADLILPVLDGFDEIAEGLRRDALDALNATSTPLVLTSRREEYAEAVRAAHAPLVWAGGIELTDLTLDDLADYLPRTTRGVPSDTSTDHGTGVPGSPWDAVLTELRTGRGPAHANLAAVLTTPLMVILARTLYSETPDRDPAELLDTTRFPSVKSLDEHLLAGFVPAVYRRRAPERDAAGHQPRAPYADSARAERRLGYLAHHLVRLDRERQDLAWWQLGDSLPRSTRTMAFVLASVVSITLADWLVGLLLTPLPLHELLLQGSLMGPAAGLAFGAVYALADRSRGGAAVEPARIRLTLRATHESLGRRPLRTFAVRFGHGLIGGAVMGIGCACALTLGRALAAGTSVTDPRIIEGTLINMLVLGLIFGSAAGLVFGLMAALEVPVDVAAAATPISLLASNRATAGRQFLILAPAFTLAIAFGGYLIVHLLQGTMGPLNWGVQDSLFIGAVGGLGGAASYVLAFTAWGHWIVLARVWLPLAGRLPWDPAAFLDDAYHRGGLRQTGAVYQFRHVRLQHHLGRAFRGRHRDFAPATFTPPSTGDR, from the coding sequence ATGACAGAGGACCTCGGCACGTTGCTGCGCACGCTGCGCGATCGAGCGGACCTGACGCAGGAGCAGGTGGCCGAACGGTCCGGGGTCAGCGTGCGCACCATTCGCCGGCTGGAGAGCGGCGGATCCACGAACCACCGGATGGGGACGGTGAACCTGCTCGCGGACGCGCTCGGCCTGGAGGAAGGAGACCGGCTGCGTCTGGCGGCTGCCCTCACCGGCTCATCGGCGGCGGCCCCCGGTGCCGGCCGCCAGAGCCAGGGAATGCCGGGTCCCGCGCCCGCCCCGCCCCCTCGGCCGCCCGTCCACGGCACGCTCGCCGAGGCCTCGCAGGAGCTGGCGACGGAGGTCCGGCGCCGCTGGCGCCGCGAGGAGGCGCAACGCCGTGTCCACGACCCGTTCCCCCTGCCCGTCCGGTGGAAGCCGGCTCCCGCCCTTCTGACCGACCGGGCGGAGAACATCCAGCGCCTCGGACCGGGAGGGACTCCCCGTGAGGTGGATCTGGGCGGCGACCTGCGCAGCATGGCCGAGGTCTACCTCCGGATCCCCTCCGGGCGGCTGGTGATACTCGGCCGGGCCGGCTCGGGCAAGTCCATCCTCACGATCAGGCTCGTCCTGGACCTCCTGGAATCCCCGGCCCCGCACCCCCGTGTGCCGGTCATCTTCAGCATCGGCTCCTGGGACCCGTCGACCACGGCCCTGCGGGACTGGCTGATCGGCCGACTGCTGCGCGACCACCCGCATCTGGCCCGCCGCAGCTCCGGCGGGGCGACCCTGGCGGCCGTACTGGTCGACGCCGACCTGATCCTGCCGGTCCTCGACGGGTTCGACGAGATCGCCGAAGGCTTACGGCGCGACGCCTTGGACGCGCTGAACGCCACCTCGACCCCGCTCGTCCTCACCAGCCGGCGCGAGGAGTACGCCGAGGCGGTCCGGGCGGCGCACGCTCCGCTCGTCTGGGCGGGGGGCATCGAACTCACCGACCTCACCCTCGACGACCTCGCCGACTACCTGCCCCGCACCACCCGCGGCGTCCCGTCCGACACGAGCACTGACCACGGCACGGGCGTGCCCGGCTCCCCATGGGACGCGGTCCTCACGGAACTGCGCACGGGCCGGGGCCCGGCCCACGCGAACCTCGCCGCGGTGCTGACCACCCCGCTCATGGTCATCCTCGCCCGCACCCTGTACAGCGAGACACCCGACCGGGACCCCGCCGAACTTCTGGACACCACCCGGTTCCCCTCGGTGAAGAGCCTGGACGAACACCTGCTGGCGGGTTTCGTGCCGGCGGTCTACCGGCGCCGCGCCCCGGAGCGGGATGCGGCCGGCCACCAGCCCCGGGCGCCGTACGCGGACTCCGCCCGGGCCGAACGCCGGCTCGGCTACCTCGCCCACCACCTGGTCCGCCTCGACCGCGAGCGCCAAGACCTCGCGTGGTGGCAGCTCGGCGATTCGCTGCCCCGTTCGACGCGCACCATGGCCTTCGTCCTGGCCAGCGTCGTGAGCATCACCCTGGCCGACTGGCTGGTCGGCCTCCTGCTCACCCCCCTCCCCCTCCACGAGCTCCTCCTGCAGGGCAGTCTCATGGGCCCCGCCGCGGGCCTCGCCTTCGGAGCCGTCTACGCGCTCGCGGACAGGTCCCGCGGCGGCGCGGCGGTCGAACCGGCCCGTATCCGGCTGACCCTGCGCGCCACGCACGAGAGCCTCGGCCGCCGGCCCCTGCGCACCTTCGCCGTCCGGTTCGGGCACGGTCTGATCGGCGGAGCCGTCATGGGCATCGGATGCGCCTGTGCCCTCACCCTCGGACGCGCGCTGGCCGCGGGGACATCCGTCACCGACCCGCGCATCATCGAGGGCACCCTGATCAACATGCTGGTGCTCGGGCTGATCTTCGGCTCGGCCGCCGGCCTCGTCTTCGGGCTCATGGCCGCGCTCGAAGTGCCCGTGGACGTGGCCGCGGCGGCCACCCCGATCAGTCTGCTGGCCTCGAACCGTGCGACGGCCGGACGGCAGTTCCTCATCCTGGCGCCGGCCTTCACCCTGGCCATCGCCTTCGGCGGCTACCTGATCGTCCATCTGCTCCAGGGCACGATGGGCCCCCTCAACTGGGGAGTCCAGGACAGCCTCTTCATCGGCGCGGTCGGTGGCCTGGGCGGCGCGGCCTCCTACGTGCTCGCCTTCACGGCTTGGGGGCATTGGATCGTGCTGGCACGTGTCTGGCTGCCCTTGGCCGGGCGGCTCCCCTGGGACCCCGCCGCGTTCCTGGACGATGCCTACCACCGGGGGGGGCTGCGCCAGACCGGAGCCGTGTACCAGTTCCGCCACGTCCGGCTGCAGCACCATCTGGGCCGCGCCTTCCGCGGCCGGCACCGGGACTTCGCACCGGCCACGTTCACACCCCCGTCGACCGGCGATCGGTGA
- a CDS encoding alpha/beta hydrolase: MTSPRLASLGTALALTALLGTGAAQAAAPAAAPAAAPVRTAPSASAAVPAFSDGYGLSVLREETQVRSPTDFTITVTTPQLSGKHPIRILLPAAYDTDPGRDWPVTYFLHGGGGNVNDVAAAPALHSDLMITVVPDGGLKGWYADWLMQNTAEGKANWETFHLTQVVPFIDANLRTRADRAHRAVVGLSMGGYGSLHYAQARPDLFGHVAALSGGIDFGMWEVRGAVLATELNLAGAWCAASSSSGSGSGDCTGHGPYVDSDAIFGSPYPFFNADRVWKAVDPAAPVNLAKLSRTGITLYTGDNDLIDVHTAAASHTVKARLDQLGIPSRLVNYGNGASLAPSCNGGHNYGCWAPAFADYVPRLEAAFAAAG; the protein is encoded by the coding sequence ATGACGTCCCCGCGCCTCGCCTCGCTCGGCACGGCACTCGCGCTCACCGCACTGCTGGGCACCGGCGCCGCACAGGCCGCGGCACCGGCAGCGGCACCGGCCGCCGCGCCGGTGCGCACCGCGCCCTCGGCTTCCGCCGCCGTGCCCGCCTTCAGCGACGGCTACGGCCTGTCCGTGCTCCGCGAAGAGACGCAGGTGCGCAGCCCCACCGACTTCACGATCACCGTCACCACCCCGCAGCTCTCGGGGAAGCACCCGATCCGCATCCTCCTCCCGGCCGCCTACGACACCGATCCCGGCCGTGACTGGCCGGTCACGTACTTCCTGCACGGCGGTGGCGGCAACGTGAACGACGTCGCGGCCGCGCCGGCGCTGCATTCGGACTTGATGATCACCGTCGTGCCGGACGGGGGGCTGAAGGGCTGGTACGCCGACTGGCTGATGCAGAACACCGCCGAGGGAAAGGCGAACTGGGAGACCTTCCACCTCACTCAGGTCGTCCCGTTCATCGACGCCAATCTCCGTACGCGCGCCGACCGCGCCCACCGCGCCGTCGTCGGGCTGTCCATGGGCGGCTACGGCTCCCTCCACTACGCCCAGGCCCGGCCCGACCTGTTCGGCCACGTGGCAGCGCTGTCGGGGGGCATCGACTTCGGCATGTGGGAGGTCCGCGGGGCCGTCCTGGCCACCGAGCTCAACCTCGCGGGCGCCTGGTGCGCGGCGAGCAGCTCGTCCGGCTCCGGTTCCGGCGACTGCACCGGGCACGGCCCCTACGTGGACAGCGATGCGATCTTCGGCTCCCCGTACCCGTTCTTCAACGCCGACCGCGTGTGGAAGGCGGTCGATCCGGCCGCGCCGGTCAACCTCGCCAAGCTCTCCCGGACCGGCATCACGCTCTACACCGGTGACAACGACCTCATCGACGTGCACACCGCCGCGGCTTCCCACACCGTCAAGGCCCGCCTGGACCAGCTGGGCATTCCCAGCCGCCTCGTCAACTACGGCAACGGCGCCTCGCTGGCCCCGAGCTGCAACGGCGGCCACAACTACGGGTGCTGGGCGCCCGCCTTCGCCGACTACGTCCCGCGCCTCGAAGCCGCCTTCGCCGCGGCGGGCTGA
- a CDS encoding NAD(P)/FAD-dependent oxidoreductase, translating to MRQTPPDVIVVGAGLAGLACALDLSRSGLRVHLLEASDEVGGRMRTDRHDGFLLDRGFQVFNTSYPQVKSRVNLRELRLRAFTPGLLLNTPGDGQVRIADPTREPRSAAALLPGRYFGARDLLGLAALTARDALLPPKLLKRRPDRTTAAALRELGLSAKVIDELLRPFLSGVFLEDELETSARFFHLVWRSMARGSLCLPAEGIGAVPAQLAASLKPGTLRFGTPVAALTDDGVLLDDGSELPADAVVVATAAPAAARLLPGLHVPGGRTVTTYYHATARSPLREPTLLIDGRHAFLNTGVLSEVAPTYAPRGTALVSTSVLGADRPGREHSLRDALAEAYAADTADWQLITARTVEHALPAMAPPWPLSRTTRHAAGRYVCGDHRATGSVQGALASGTRAAREVLADRPGRARHPA from the coding sequence ATGCGGCAGACCCCTCCCGACGTCATCGTCGTGGGCGCCGGGCTCGCGGGCCTGGCCTGCGCCCTCGACCTGTCCCGGTCCGGGCTGCGGGTCCACCTGCTGGAGGCATCCGACGAGGTGGGCGGGCGCATGCGAACCGACCGCCACGACGGTTTCCTCCTCGACCGCGGTTTCCAGGTCTTCAACACCTCATATCCGCAGGTCAAGAGCCGGGTCAACCTCCGGGAACTGCGCCTGCGCGCCTTCACCCCGGGTCTCCTGCTCAACACCCCGGGGGACGGGCAGGTGCGGATCGCCGACCCGACGCGGGAACCGCGCTCCGCCGCGGCGCTGCTGCCCGGACGGTACTTCGGGGCCCGCGACCTGCTGGGGCTCGCGGCCCTCACCGCCCGGGACGCGCTGCTGCCGCCGAAGCTCCTGAAACGGCGACCCGACCGGACGACGGCGGCCGCTCTGCGGGAGCTCGGCCTGTCCGCCAAGGTCATCGACGAACTGCTCCGGCCGTTCCTCTCGGGTGTGTTCCTGGAGGACGAACTGGAGACGTCCGCCCGGTTCTTCCACCTCGTATGGCGGAGCATGGCACGCGGCAGCCTGTGCCTGCCCGCCGAGGGCATCGGCGCGGTACCCGCTCAGCTGGCCGCGTCCCTGAAACCGGGCACACTGCGGTTCGGGACGCCCGTGGCCGCCCTGACAGATGACGGCGTCCTCCTCGATGACGGCTCCGAACTGCCGGCCGACGCGGTCGTCGTGGCCACGGCCGCACCGGCCGCCGCCCGCCTCCTGCCCGGCCTCCACGTGCCCGGCGGGCGAACGGTGACGACGTACTACCACGCCACCGCACGCTCCCCGCTGCGCGAACCGACGCTGCTGATCGACGGCCGGCACGCGTTCCTCAACACCGGCGTCCTCAGCGAGGTCGCCCCCACCTACGCCCCGCGGGGGACGGCGCTCGTGTCCACTTCGGTCCTGGGGGCCGACCGGCCGGGCCGGGAGCACTCCCTGCGGGACGCGCTCGCCGAGGCGTACGCGGCGGACACCGCCGACTGGCAGTTGATCACCGCCCGAACCGTCGAGCACGCACTCCCCGCCATGGCACCGCCCTGGCCGCTGAGCCGCACGACACGTCACGCGGCCGGGCGGTACGTGTGCGGGGACCACCGCGCCACCGGGTCGGTGCAAGGAGCGCTGGCCTCGGGCACCCGCGCCGCGCGCGAAGTGCTGGCCGACCGCCCGGGACGGGCGCGGCACCCCGCCTGA
- a CDS encoding DoxX family protein, whose translation MPTPERSALALAALLASAGAAHFIAPKQFDAIVPRALPGSPRAWTAASGIAELALAAGLACPSTRRTSARAAAVFFAAVFPANVKMAYDWRDRPLPEKALASARLPLQIPLILWARHAGRGGR comes from the coding sequence ATGCCCACTCCCGAACGTTCCGCACTGGCACTGGCCGCGCTCCTCGCCTCCGCGGGCGCCGCGCACTTCATCGCCCCGAAGCAGTTCGACGCCATCGTGCCGCGCGCCCTGCCCGGCAGTCCCCGAGCCTGGACCGCCGCCAGCGGTATCGCGGAGCTGGCCTTGGCCGCGGGCCTCGCGTGTCCGTCGACACGCCGGACCAGCGCCCGCGCCGCCGCCGTCTTCTTCGCGGCGGTGTTCCCGGCCAACGTGAAGATGGCCTACGACTGGCGCGACCGTCCCCTGCCCGAGAAGGCCCTCGCCTCTGCCCGGCTCCCCCTGCAGATCCCGCTGATCCTGTGGGCACGTCACGCCGGTCGGGGCGGCCGGTAG
- a CDS encoding dienelactone hydrolase family protein produces the protein MRSHLAALAALLTIGGLATLTAPGAQAAANPYERGPAPTTSSIEAARGPYAVAQTSVSSLGVTGFGGGTIYYPTATGDGTFGAVAISPGYTATQSSIAWLGPRLASQGFVVLTIDTLTTLDQPDSRGRQLLAALDYLTQRSSVRGRIDSSRLGVMGHSMGGGGTLEAAKSRPSLQAAVALTGWNLDKSWPEIQTPTLLVGADGDSIAPVRTHSEPFYAGLPNSLDKAYLELDNATHFTPNTSNTTIGKYSLAWLKRFIDNDTRYEQFLCPLPSPGPTIEEYRGNCPHTS, from the coding sequence CTGCGTTCACACCTGGCCGCACTGGCGGCCCTCCTGACCATCGGCGGCCTCGCCACACTTACGGCGCCCGGGGCTCAGGCCGCGGCCAACCCGTACGAGCGCGGACCCGCACCGACCACGTCGAGCATCGAGGCCGCCCGCGGCCCCTACGCGGTCGCGCAGACCAGCGTGTCGTCCCTGGGCGTCACGGGCTTCGGCGGCGGCACCATCTACTACCCGACCGCCACCGGCGACGGCACCTTCGGCGCCGTGGCCATCTCCCCCGGCTATACCGCCACCCAGTCGTCCATCGCCTGGCTCGGCCCGAGACTGGCCTCCCAGGGCTTCGTCGTCCTGACCATCGACACGCTCACCACCCTCGACCAGCCCGACAGCAGAGGGCGTCAACTGCTGGCCGCGCTGGACTACTTGACTCAGCGCAGCTCCGTCCGCGGCAGGATCGACAGCAGTCGGCTCGGCGTGATGGGCCACTCCATGGGCGGTGGCGGCACCCTGGAGGCCGCCAAGTCCCGGCCCTCGCTCCAGGCAGCGGTCGCACTCACCGGCTGGAACCTCGACAAGTCCTGGCCCGAGATCCAGACGCCGACCCTGCTCGTCGGAGCCGACGGCGACTCGATCGCACCGGTCCGCACCCACTCGGAGCCCTTCTACGCCGGCCTGCCGAACTCGCTCGACAAGGCGTACCTGGAACTTGACAACGCCACGCACTTCACGCCGAACACCTCGAACACCACCATCGGCAAGTACAGCCTCGCGTGGCTGAAGCGGTTCATCGACAACGACACCCGCTACGAACAGTTCCTCTGCCCGCTGCCGAGCCCCGGTCCGACCATCGAGGAGTACCGGGGGAACTGCCCCCACACGTCCTGA
- a CDS encoding LuxR C-terminal-related transcriptional regulator: MPSGSLHRLRQGFRHCLHGSNLTGVTGPTTVRRPCRIYGRTTERAAVEALWAQLRSARGGTLLLAGEPGLGRSALLARAARAFTLGPVLRPRPLPAHPRPYDGMRALLRAASEGGGTAAPPPPPYRVGAGLRTAGLTQLLRQYIPGETPLLVCVDDVHLWDGPSRALLASAARHPEPKPHRPIGLLLSTAEHRADEPEFAGLPLVRLGPLDERAATALLHDLAGADVDPSVRSELLSEAEGNPAVLAALAQRLTPDELGGHRPLPRPLVDGALWAVFGARLAPLPPPTRQLLLLAAAAHEPDPAAAGADASPVLRAAREGGLDPAALDPAEAARVVYQAGDRVTFGSSLLRRTVYTGAPSSQRRAAHALLASVTDADRYRLRHLLHLALAAQGPDAALADALVAAAAPGTPTSPTERSAALSRAADLTAHEDTRTAHLTAAAEYARMAGDARRARRLLAATRDAASPDTVHGRTERVRGSLGLGDGPVGDAYQALLMAAERLDPLDAEAALEARMEAVDAAWAAGDHHACLAALADGPHPAPSQDPALAGAPPAVDPPVPAQDEALSQAHPPFPSPPPDPRRDYRTGLRTALDGHLTEAAQPLRRVLDRAHHDDDPTRLVRAGAAALVLGDIPAACRINARALAASRSKGLAALTPRILEHLAYAELRAGQHARARAHAQEGLRAAHRAGQRNVAASQHAILALVASVEDHAAAVAAHAGAALEIARPHGLLQAVTLAEWALARADLCRGRPLEAVARLGPLTRPGPGRGHFAVRMLALPCFVEAAVLSGAAAEAGAAVEEFALWADQGADPQAPAQLARCRALAAPPDDTADALYALALSRHETGHGDFERARTLMLYGKWLRRRRRPAEARNRLRDALVGFERCGAPAWAEQTRAELRATGDAPDPVPAGGLGRLTPQQLRIARCVAEGATNREVALNLSVSPRTVDHHLRNVFALLGVRSRTELSRLVHRTEHGGPQP; this comes from the coding sequence ATGCCTTCCGGGTCCCTCCACCGGCTGCGGCAAGGCTTCCGCCACTGTTTACACGGCAGTAACCTCACCGGCGTGACCGGACCGACGACCGTGCGACGTCCTTGCCGGATATACGGCCGGACGACCGAGAGAGCAGCCGTGGAAGCGCTCTGGGCCCAGCTCCGGTCCGCCCGCGGCGGGACGCTCCTCCTCGCGGGGGAGCCAGGACTGGGCCGGAGCGCTCTCCTGGCCAGGGCCGCCCGCGCGTTCACGCTCGGGCCCGTGCTGCGCCCCCGGCCCCTCCCCGCGCACCCCCGCCCCTACGACGGCATGCGCGCGCTGCTGCGCGCGGCATCCGAGGGCGGGGGTACGGCTGCGCCACCGCCCCCGCCCTACAGGGTCGGGGCGGGCCTGCGAACGGCCGGTCTGACCCAGCTGCTGCGGCAGTACATTCCCGGGGAAACCCCGCTGCTCGTCTGCGTGGACGACGTACACCTGTGGGACGGGCCGTCGCGGGCCCTCCTCGCCTCGGCCGCACGTCACCCCGAGCCCAAGCCCCACCGCCCCATCGGGCTCCTGCTGTCGACGGCGGAGCACAGGGCGGACGAGCCCGAGTTCGCGGGGCTGCCCCTGGTCCGCCTCGGCCCCCTCGACGAGCGCGCGGCGACCGCCCTGCTCCACGATCTCGCCGGAGCCGACGTGGACCCGTCCGTACGGTCGGAGCTGCTGTCCGAGGCCGAGGGGAACCCCGCCGTCCTGGCAGCCCTCGCCCAGCGCCTGACACCGGACGAACTCGGCGGCCACCGCCCGCTGCCCCGCCCGCTGGTGGACGGCGCCCTGTGGGCCGTCTTCGGCGCCCGCCTCGCCCCGCTGCCGCCCCCCACGCGACAGCTGCTGCTCCTGGCGGCGGCCGCACACGAACCCGACCCCGCGGCGGCGGGCGCGGACGCCTCCCCGGTCCTGCGCGCCGCCCGCGAGGGCGGACTGGATCCGGCCGCCCTGGACCCCGCCGAGGCGGCGAGAGTGGTGTACCAGGCCGGCGACCGCGTCACGTTCGGCAGTTCCCTGCTCCGGCGGACCGTCTACACCGGCGCGCCGTCATCACAGCGCCGGGCCGCCCACGCCCTGCTCGCCTCCGTCACCGACGCCGACCGGTACCGTCTGCGCCACCTGCTCCACCTCGCCCTGGCCGCGCAGGGCCCCGACGCCGCTCTCGCCGACGCCCTCGTCGCCGCGGCCGCTCCCGGCACGCCCACCTCCCCGACGGAGCGCTCCGCCGCACTCTCCCGCGCCGCCGATCTCACCGCCCACGAGGACACCCGTACCGCGCACCTGACGGCCGCGGCCGAGTACGCCCGCATGGCAGGAGACGCCCGCAGGGCGCGTCGGCTGCTGGCGGCCACCCGGGACGCTGCCTCACCCGACACGGTGCACGGCCGCACGGAACGCGTCCGCGGCAGCCTGGGCCTCGGGGACGGGCCGGTCGGCGACGCCTACCAGGCCCTGCTCATGGCCGCGGAACGGCTCGACCCGCTGGACGCCGAGGCGGCCCTGGAAGCCAGGATGGAGGCGGTCGACGCGGCGTGGGCCGCGGGTGACCACCACGCGTGCCTCGCCGCCCTCGCCGACGGGCCGCACCCGGCGCCTTCCCAGGACCCCGCCCTAGCCGGTGCACCGCCGGCGGTCGATCCGCCCGTACCGGCCCAGGACGAGGCGTTGTCACAGGCTCACCCCCCGTTCCCCTCGCCCCCGCCCGATCCGAGGCGTGACTACAGAACGGGACTGCGCACCGCGCTCGACGGACACCTGACCGAGGCGGCGCAGCCGCTGCGCCGGGTACTCGACCGAGCGCACCACGACGACGACCCCACCCGCCTGGTACGGGCCGGCGCCGCCGCGCTGGTGCTCGGCGACATCCCGGCGGCGTGCCGGATCAACGCCCGGGCCCTGGCCGCGTCGCGGTCGAAGGGGCTGGCCGCGCTGACACCCCGGATCCTCGAACACCTCGCGTACGCCGAGCTGCGCGCCGGCCAGCACGCACGGGCCCGGGCCCACGCCCAGGAGGGCCTGCGCGCCGCCCACCGGGCGGGCCAGCGCAACGTGGCGGCGAGTCAGCACGCGATCCTGGCCCTGGTCGCTTCCGTCGAGGATCACGCGGCCGCCGTCGCCGCACACGCCGGGGCGGCCCTGGAGATCGCCCGGCCGCATGGGCTCCTCCAAGCCGTCACCCTGGCCGAATGGGCCCTGGCGCGCGCCGACCTGTGCCGCGGCCGGCCCCTCGAGGCCGTCGCCCGCCTCGGCCCGCTGACCCGGCCGGGTCCGGGGCGCGGCCACTTCGCCGTCCGCATGCTCGCCCTGCCCTGCTTCGTCGAGGCGGCCGTGCTGTCCGGGGCCGCGGCGGAAGCGGGAGCGGCCGTCGAGGAGTTCGCCCTCTGGGCCGACCAGGGCGCCGACCCGCAGGCACCGGCCCAGCTGGCCCGGTGCCGCGCCCTGGCCGCACCCCCGGACGACACGGCCGACGCCCTCTACGCCCTGGCCCTGTCCCGGCACGAGACGGGACACGGCGACTTCGAGCGGGCCCGCACCCTCATGCTGTACGGGAAGTGGCTGCGCCGCAGGCGCCGTCCGGCCGAGGCCAGGAACCGGCTGCGGGACGCGCTGGTCGGCTTCGAGCGCTGCGGGGCCCCGGCCTGGGCCGAGCAGACCCGTGCCGAGCTGCGGGCCACCGGGGACGCCCCCGACCCCGTACCGGCGGGTGGTCTGGGCCGGCTGACCCCGCAGCAACTGCGCATCGCCCGCTGCGTGGCCGAGGGCGCGACCAACCGGGAGGTGGCCCTGAACCTCTCGGTCAGCCCCCGCACCGTCGACCACCACCTGCGCAACGTCTTCGCCCTGCTGGGGGTGCGCTCGCGCACGGAGCTCTCCCGGCTGGTGCACCGCACCGAACACGGCGGCCCACAGCCCTGA
- a CDS encoding C40 family peptidase gives MYSMKTALTAAAALLALAAPAAALPAAPAGRSEPAAASPCGGAPTCYVDVTVAQVWVSPEQVRPVDAPATANPADVRGWLTAMSLDERRDVAGETQALHGAKVTVDRTMWHGGLLWDHVWVHGQPTPRDEAGRGAYPGWIPDRQLTSDNRRPPGGTHEERVVRPTARGFTTADAAFSGAGSGPLREYSYNTAFPVKAGPLPGVVTAYSRTGARVFFRAGDLAKAPAAPTGEDVVAAARTFMGLPYLWSGTSGFGYDCSGLTGQVYSALGVTIPRDAQPQFDAGGGQAPAGSAAGVRVTDTKDLRPGDIVAFRPATGTEVTHVGIYSGTRNGEPMMINSPRTGDVVKEEPFGSTGRVYVGATRFLTR, from the coding sequence ATGTACTCCATGAAGACCGCCCTGACGGCTGCCGCAGCGCTCCTCGCCCTCGCTGCCCCGGCCGCCGCACTCCCCGCCGCTCCGGCGGGCCGTTCCGAGCCCGCCGCGGCGAGTCCGTGCGGCGGTGCGCCGACCTGCTACGTCGACGTGACGGTGGCCCAGGTCTGGGTGAGCCCCGAGCAGGTCCGGCCCGTGGACGCTCCCGCGACCGCCAATCCGGCGGACGTCCGCGGCTGGTTGACGGCCATGTCCCTGGACGAGCGTCGCGACGTGGCCGGGGAGACGCAGGCGCTCCACGGCGCGAAGGTGACCGTCGACCGGACGATGTGGCACGGCGGCCTCCTCTGGGACCACGTATGGGTGCACGGCCAGCCCACCCCCAGGGACGAGGCCGGACGCGGCGCCTACCCCGGTTGGATCCCCGACCGCCAGCTGACCTCCGACAACCGCCGCCCACCCGGTGGTACGCACGAGGAACGGGTCGTACGCCCCACGGCCCGGGGGTTCACCACCGCCGACGCCGCCTTCTCGGGCGCCGGCTCGGGGCCGTTACGCGAGTACTCGTACAACACCGCGTTCCCCGTGAAGGCCGGCCCGCTGCCCGGCGTCGTCACCGCTTACTCCCGCACCGGTGCCCGGGTGTTCTTCCGGGCCGGTGACCTGGCGAAGGCGCCGGCCGCGCCGACCGGCGAGGACGTGGTCGCCGCCGCACGCACCTTCATGGGCCTGCCCTACCTGTGGTCGGGTACCTCCGGATTCGGCTACGACTGCTCCGGGCTGACCGGCCAGGTCTACTCCGCCCTCGGTGTGACGATCCCGCGCGACGCCCAGCCGCAGTTCGACGCGGGCGGCGGACAGGCACCCGCCGGATCGGCCGCCGGGGTGCGCGTCACCGACACGAAGGACCTGAGGCCCGGCGACATCGTCGCCTTCCGCCCCGCCACCGGCACCGAGGTCACCCACGTCGGCATCTACTCCGGGACGAGGAACGGCGAACCGATGATGATCAACTCGCCCCGCACCGGTGACGTGGTGAAGGAGGAACCCTTCGGTTCCACCGGCCGGGTCTACGTGGGCGCCACCCGCTTCCTCACCCGCTGA